From the Nematostella vectensis chromosome 7, jaNemVect1.1, whole genome shotgun sequence genome, the window TTTCAAGACAGACTGAGTCAGGGCCATTATCTAGTAAGGCGACAGGATGCAAGGAAGCAAGGACCCTTATTAAGCAAGGGGACATTGATCATAGAAACAGGGCCATTCTCTAGTAAGGCGACAGGTAGCAAGAACAAAACGGAGCCCTTTTAAGCAAGGGGACAGTGATCATAGCAACAGGGCCATTCTCTAGTAAGGCGACAGGGAGCAAAGACAAAAATCCCTTATTAAGAGAGGAGAAAGGGATCATAGAAACAGTGCCATTATCAAGTAGGGGGACGGGGAGCGAAGACAAATGGACCCTTATTAAGCAAGGGGACAGGGATCATAGAAACAGGGCCGTTATCTAGTAAGGCGACAGGAAGCAAGGACAAAAAGGAGCCTTATTAAGCAAGGGTACAGGGTTCATAATAACAGGGCCATTATCTAGTAAGATATTCAAACAGGGGCAAGGATATTTAAACAGGGGCAAAGAGTTTAACTAAGGGTTGTCGCACCCCTCCAATGAAGCATGGACTGACTATTGATTTCGTGATTTGGGGCTCCCTAAATTTACCCAGACTGTTTGAAATCCAATATATTTTTCCTTACCTTCTATTTGTTTGTAGAGGCTGTGAGAAGAATTGTGTACCGAGCTATTAGAAGACCAGAGGCTAGCGACTCCGGGTTTGAAACTGGACCGGAAAAGACTCTTCCTTTGGATGGCAACGGGGTTAAACTTGACGAAGACTTTATCCAGgtgggctgcctgtgttatTACACGAACATGTCAAAAACAACATGCTCTAAACACAAACCGTTccattaaagaatgtcgatcaacgactccttttttattgtttatcattgaaattaCAGCGGTTCATTCGCAATAAAACTCCAAAAGAACAATCTACGAATAGTATGATATGTCattaatatttgattgaaaatatcttggttacttgtTCGAATTAGCCGatagaaatggatgctttgtgacAATTGAGcgagagcaaaaaaatggcggtgtgattggccttctttaaccTTCAAAACCCCACCCCCAAGCGAGGGGATGAGGTTATTCAATGTTTGGGATGCTCGAGGTATTTTTATGGTCTAAAATCAAGGCATTGGCAAATATCCTTTTTCTTAAGCTCTGTCCAGTAGTCTGGTGGGGATAGATTAAACTTTTCATAATACATACAAATACAGCTCATGCAGAGTATCTATAAAGTAATATCTCCCGAATAACAAAAGAACACGTgcaaaagaaatatatatatatatatataaaatgatggttgaaggctttcatagaaagtgctcaatactcgaaagtagagcggtgtatagtgttggtttgagaaaaatacaaactacataggtttccctacaggtctgtttcgtggttgcccactcatcaggggatatattatatatatatatataaatctgTAAAATCTGTAAAAATCTGTATATTTATGCTAGGCTATAGAGGAAAGCCTGTTCTTGAAGCTGCTACGGAATGATatagtaataataaagaaGACGAAACGCGGTCTTCATAATTGGCGTTTTCTACTTTTCGTAGGTGGAAACCCAGCTTAAAAGCGGTGGAACCCAAACTGACCTTCATGCCCATGTCTCGCCAAAACCTGAAGTACTCTCCCGACCAAAAAAAGACGCTGGTATCCCACTAAATATTATAATCCTCGGCATGGACGGAAACTCAAACGCAAACGTTCAGCGACTTCTTCCGGACACATACAAATTCCTGCAGGACGAGCTCAAGGCTTTTATATTTAAAGGGTTTTCCCTGCTTGGAGAGGCGACAACGCCTCAACTTACTGGACTTTTAACCGGGAAAACTGTGGAGGAAAACTGCGCGAAGCATGAGGCGAGGAAGGGCGTTACATTTGATGGGACTGTGGATCCTTGGCCATTTGTATTTAAGGATTTGAAGCAGCATGGTTACGTCACAATGTTCAGCGAGGATGCGCCTACCATTGGTAAGTAACGGTTTGTATGCAAACGCGCTAATGCGAACCAGAAACGTTAGAATGGATTTGCTGAGGAGATGTTTGTCATTGCCGATAGCTATTCTCTtaagaagggggaggggggctggaGATTGCGCGCCTCTTTTCGCCCTCCCTATCTTGTAGCGTGTAGCATGCGTAACCTTATATGGTGTCCAATGTATGACGTCGTGTAGCATGCGTAACCTTATTTGGTGTCCAATGTATGACGTCGTGTAGCATGCGTAACCTTATTTGGTGTCCAATGTATGACGTCGTGTAGCATGCCTAACCTTATTTGGTGTCCAATGTATGACGTCGTGTAGCATGCGTAACCTTATATGGTGTCCAATGTATGACGTCGTGTAGCATGCGTAACCTTTTATGGTGTCCAATGTATGACGTCGTGTAGCATGTGTAACCTTATTTTGTGTATGATGTATGACGTCGTGTAACATGCGTAACCTTATTTGGTCCGCCATTACTCTATATATACTACTAtatatactatactatatataGCTGAACCAATCAGCGCGTCCCATTCGCCATGCCGGAATCCGGCATGAGAACATTCAAATTGAACAGTACTTGTATGAGGCCTTGTCTTATTTCTCGCCGGCGCGATGAGAACATaggcctgatactcaggttatcGTGTAGCATGCGTAATCTTATTTGATAAATGTATGACGACGTGTAGCATGCTAAACCTCATTTGGTGTACGATGTATGACGTCGTGTAGCATGCGTAATCTCATTTGGTGTATGATGAATGACGACGTGTAGAGTGCGTAACCTTATTTGGTGTATGATGTATAACGTATGACGTCGTGTAGCATGCGTAACCTTATTTGGTATACGATGTATGACGCCGTGCAGCATGCGTAACCTTATTTGGTGTATGATGTATAACGTATGACGTCGTGTAGCATGCGTAACCTTATTTTGTATAGATGAATGACGTCGTGTAGCATGTGTAACCTTATTTGGTGTACGATGAATGACGTCGTGTAGCATGCGTCACCTTATTTGGAGTATGATGTTAGCCTGATGTTACTCTTTATGACCGGATACCGGATGCACGCAGGCTAGTATTATGTATGATGTCGTGTATCGTGTAACCTTACTTGGTGTATGGATAAATGACATATTGTTTCCTTATTTGGTGTGCGATGTACGACGTATAGTGGCGTATAATTTTAGACTCAAGCGCGCAGACAACAAAACCAACCTAGGCTACATCAAAGACCCCAGTCACTTATAGATTTAGAGTTTTCATTTTGTAATTCATGGTAAATTCGGCCTAATATTTCCTTGCTCGCAACATGGTGTATTTGATATGCTTATGGGACTATGCGTGTCATTACGTCACTGCGTCCATTGCGTATGTCTTACTTCACTGACATTTTCTTGTTGTGATAAGTGACACCACATTCCAACTATTACAGGGGCGTTCAACCTTCGCCTGAACGGCTTCACGAATCAGCCAACCGACCACTACGGGCATTACTTCTGGTGGGCGGTGCCCATGGACGCGGAACTCGGCGTCCACTCGAACTGCATTAATGCGCAGGCGCAGCACGTGATTCAGCTCCAGTACCTTCGCAGCCTTATCacggcatacccaaacacgcCCAAATTTGGATTCACATTCTTGGGAAGCCTTTGTCATCAGCATCTTAATATGGTCAGCAGTGGTGCACGGGATATTCACCAGTTTTTGAAGTCTTTGCATTCTGATGGATTATTAAACAATACTCTGCTTATTGTGATGGGGGACCACGGGGCGAGGTTTGATTCGATTCGCGCCACGCTGCAAGGGAAGCAAGAAGAGCGCCTGCCATTCTTATCCATGGCGTTTCCTGATTGGTTCCGCGTAAAGTATCCAAAGTTCAGCTCAAATTTGGCGGAGAACACTCAACGGATTATTTCGCCTCTCGATGTACATGCCACTTTCATGCATATACTCAAGTATCCACACAATCCATCGAAATCCGATCTTACGAGAGGTACAAGCCTTTTCGAGCACATCCCTGAAAGCCGTGAATGCATTCACGCCGGGATCCCTGATCATTTTTGTCCGTGCGTGATCTGGAAACCAGTTCCTACTGCGCATCCTCATGTTCAACTTGGCGCGCATCTGACCCTGCaccaaattaacaaactgctgACCCAAAGAAACGAGGTAAAGTCACTCTGTCACGGACTTGAACTTGACCAGATTTTAAATGCTGTGCAGGAATTGCCGAATAAGAAAATGGTACTATTTAATGGAATTAAGGACGGTGCTGgtttaggggttggtactccaATGTTTATAGACGATTCAGAGAAGCAACAATCTAAGTGTAACTATCAGATTCAGCTCCGTGTTCGGCCTAGTATGGCCCTTTTTGAGTCGAGTGTCCGGTTAGAGAATGGACGCCTGACTCTAGACTCGGACATCAGCAGAGTGAATAGATACGGAACGCAGTCGGATTGTGTCAAACAATCGCATCCGTTTTTACGAAAATTCTGCTTATGCAGGCATTGATAGTATGTTTTAGGGCTATATAGAATTAAAAGAATGTATGAAGActtttagaaaaataatatttttataaaaaaaactagaatTTTCAAACAGGAATGGAATATTTATGGAAATCTCAAAACCCAAATTTAAT encodes:
- the LOC5511848 gene encoding uncharacterized protein LOC5511848, producing MAMPRLVLRGCFSRHPRRYLLLVLLVTSALFVWQFNFVHFFDPKNHNFKQLIQFQGVENHHHINSKWTSLSSSLEYIEISDVRLNSINTSIVFLHISKATSQCNLVGNTCRGILETRTGDSVRYILLSSLPTLEKGPDTLHLKSTFASDVVYKESTCAIHARLSDSQRSPGCKLPNLDPFDPMVKQFMSPMEPMFCPGEMYTSYHDCVLKARKKEAVRRIVYRAIRRPEASDSGFETGPEKTLPLDGNGVKLDEDFIQVETQLKSGGTQTDLHAHVSPKPEVLSRPKKDAGIPLNIIILGMDGNSNANVQRLLPDTYKFLQDELKAFIFKGFSLLGEATTPQLTGLLTGKTVEENCAKHEARKGVTFDGTVDPWPFVFKDLKQHGYVTMFSEDAPTIGAFNLRLNGFTNQPTDHYGHYFWWAVPMDAELGVHSNCINAQAQHVIQLQYLRSLITAYPNTPKFGFTFLGSLCHQHLNMVSSGARDIHQFLKSLHSDGLLNNTLLIVMGDHGARFDSIRATLQGKQEERLPFLSMAFPDWFRVKYPKFSSNLAENTQRIISPLDVHATFMHILKYPHNPSKSDLTRGTSLFEHIPESRECIHAGIPDHFCPCVIWKPVPTAHPHVQLGAHLTLHQINKLLTQRNEVKSLCHGLELDQILNAVQELPNKKMVLFNGIKDGAGLGVGTPMFIDDSEKQQSKCNYQIQLRVRPSMALFESSVRLENGRLTLDSDISRVNRYGTQSDCVKQSHPFLRKFCLCRH